One Marinimicrobium koreense DNA segment encodes these proteins:
- the tuf gene encoding elongation factor Tu: protein MAKEKFERSKPHVNVGTIGHVDHGKTTLTAALTRVCYEVWGSGSAMAFDGIDNAPEERERGITIATSHVEYDSPTRHYAHVDCPGHADYVKNMITGAAQMDGAILVCGATDGPMPQTREHILLSRQVGVPFIVVFLNKADLLAEDCGGVGTEEYNEMLELVEMELRELLSDYDFPGDDTPIIAGSALMALNGEDEHELGTTAVKKLVETLDEYIPEPERAIDQPFLMPVEDVFSISGRGTVVTGRVERGIVKVGEELEIVGLKDTTKTVCTGVEMFRKMLDEGRAGENVGVLLRGTKRDEVERGQVLAKPGSVTPHAKFEGEVYVLSKDEGGRHTPFFKGYRPQFYFRTTDVTGACELPEGVEMVMPGDNVKMSVTLIHPVAMEEGLRFAVREGGRTVGAGVVAKIIE, encoded by the coding sequence GTGGCAAAAGAAAAGTTTGAACGCAGTAAGCCCCACGTCAATGTGGGCACCATCGGTCACGTTGACCACGGTAAAACCACGCTGACCGCGGCTCTGACCCGCGTGTGCTACGAAGTCTGGGGCAGCGGTTCTGCCATGGCCTTTGACGGCATCGACAATGCGCCGGAGGAGCGTGAGCGTGGTATCACCATTGCGACCTCTCACGTAGAGTACGATTCACCGACCCGTCACTACGCGCACGTAGACTGCCCGGGCCACGCCGACTATGTGAAGAACATGATCACCGGTGCGGCTCAGATGGACGGTGCGATCCTGGTGTGTGGTGCCACTGACGGCCCGATGCCCCAGACTCGCGAGCACATCCTGCTGTCTCGTCAGGTAGGTGTACCCTTTATCGTGGTATTCCTGAACAAGGCGGACCTGCTGGCTGAAGATTGCGGCGGCGTAGGTACTGAGGAATACAATGAAATGCTGGAACTGGTCGAGATGGAGCTGCGTGAGCTGCTGTCCGACTATGATTTCCCGGGTGACGACACGCCGATCATCGCCGGTTCCGCCCTGATGGCTCTGAACGGTGAAGACGAGCACGAGCTGGGCACTACCGCCGTCAAGAAGCTGGTGGAGACTCTGGATGAGTACATTCCGGAGCCCGAGCGTGCCATCGATCAGCCGTTCCTGATGCCGGTAGAAGACGTTTTCTCTATCTCTGGTCGCGGTACCGTAGTAACCGGTCGTGTAGAGCGCGGCATCGTGAAGGTGGGCGAGGAACTGGAAATCGTCGGCCTGAAGGACACCACCAAGACCGTATGTACCGGTGTTGAGATGTTCCGCAAGATGCTGGACGAGGGTCGTGCCGGTGAGAACGTTGGTGTTCTGCTGCGCGGTACCAAGCGTGACGAAGTTGAGCGTGGTCAGGTACTGGCCAAGCCGGGTTCAGTGACCCCGCACGCCAAGTTCGAAGGCGAAGTGTACGTGCTGTCCAAAGACGAAGGCGGCCGTCACACTCCGTTCTTCAAGGGCTATCGTCCGCAGTTCTACTTCCGTACCACTGACGTGACTGGCGCTTGTGAGCTGCCGGAAGGCGTTGAGATGGTTATGCCGGGCGACAACGTGAAGATGAGCGTGACTCTGATTCACCCGGTAGCGATGGAAGAAGGTCTGCGCTTTGCGGTTCGTGAAGGCGGCCGTACTGTAGGCGCTGGCGTGGTCGCTAAGATCATCGAGTAA
- the rpsJ gene encoding 30S ribosomal protein S10: MQNQRIRIRLKAFDHKLIDASTQEIVETAKRTGAQVRGPIPLPTRKERFTVLISPHVNKDARDQYEIRTHKRLLDIVEPTEKTVDALMKLDLAAGVEVQISLN, encoded by the coding sequence ATGCAGAATCAACGCATTCGGATTCGCCTGAAGGCCTTTGATCATAAGCTCATCGATGCCTCTACCCAGGAAATTGTTGAGACAGCAAAGCGCACAGGCGCACAAGTCCGTGGCCCGATTCCGCTGCCGACTCGCAAAGAGCGCTTCACTGTATTGATCTCCCCGCACGTCAACAAGGACGCGCGTGATCAGTACGAGATTCGTACACACAAGCGTTTGCTGGACATTGTTGAGCCCACTGAAAAAACCGTTGATGCCCTGATGAAGCTGGATTTGGCTGCAGGTGTAGAGGTTCAGATCAGTCTTAACTAA
- the rplW gene encoding 50S ribosomal protein L23: MNQERIYKILLGPVVSEKSAMAGENGNQVVFKVATDASKIEIKAAVQALFDVKVESVRVLNVKGKTRRTRFGIGRRSDWKKAYVRLEQGQDIDFAVAE; encoded by the coding sequence ATGAACCAAGAACGCATCTATAAAATCTTGTTGGGTCCGGTAGTGTCCGAAAAGTCCGCGATGGCGGGCGAGAACGGCAACCAGGTAGTCTTCAAAGTGGCGACTGATGCCAGCAAGATCGAAATTAAAGCGGCCGTGCAGGCGCTGTTTGATGTCAAGGTAGAGAGTGTTCGCGTGCTGAACGTGAAGGGTAAGACCCGTCGCACTCGCTTTGGTATTGGTCGACGCAGTGACTGGAAGAAGGCCTACGTTCGTCTTGAGCAAGGTCAGGATATCGACTTTGCGGTAGCTGAGTAA
- the rpsL gene encoding 30S ribosomal protein S12, whose translation MATINQLVRKPRKRRVQKSDVPALQANPQKRGVCTRVYTTTPKKPNSALRKVCRVRLTNGFEVSSYIGGEGHNLQEHSVVLIRGGRVKDLPGVRYHTVRGSLDTSGVNNRKQGRSKYGTKRPK comes from the coding sequence ATGGCAACGATCAACCAGTTGGTTCGTAAGCCGAGAAAACGCAGGGTTCAAAAGAGCGACGTTCCCGCTCTGCAAGCCAACCCTCAGAAGCGCGGCGTTTGCACCCGCGTTTACACCACCACGCCGAAGAAGCCTAACTCGGCCTTGCGTAAGGTTTGCCGTGTGCGCCTGACCAATGGTTTCGAAGTGTCTTCTTACATCGGTGGTGAAGGGCACAACTTGCAGGAGCACAGCGTTGTTCTGATCCGTGGTGGCCGAGTGAAGGACTTGCCGGGTGTGCGTTATCACACTGTGCGCGGTTCTCTGGACACCTCCGGGGTCAACAACCGTAAGCAGGGTCGTTCCAAGTACGGTACCAAGCGACCCAAGTAA
- the rpoC gene encoding DNA-directed RNA polymerase subunit beta': MKDLLNLLKSQGQVEEFDSIRISLASPEMIRSWSFGEVKKPETINYRTFKPEREGLFCAKIFGPVKDYECLCGKYKRMKHRGIICEKCGVEVTLAKVRRERMGHIELASPVAHIWFLKSLPSRIGLLLDMTLRDIERVLYFESYVVTDPGMTTLERGQLLTDEQYFESMEEFGDEFEAKMGAEAIQILMKDIDLEAEVNRLREEIPNTNSETKIKKFSKRLKLLEAFVHSGNKPEWMVMEVLPVLPPDLRPLVPLDGGRFATSDLNDLYRRVINRNNRLKRLLDLNAPDIIVRNEKRMLQESVDALLDNGRRGRAITGSNKRPLKSLADMIKGKQGRFRQNLLGKRVDYSGRSVIVVGPTLKLHQCGLPKKMALELFKPFIFSKLELRGLATTIKAAKKMVEREEAVVWDILDEVIREHPVLLNRAPTLHRLGIQAFEPVLIEGKAIQLHPLVCAAYNADFDGDQMAVHVPLTLEAQLESRALMMSTNNILSPASGDPIIVPSQDVVLGLYWMTRERINAQGEGMVFSDVAEVSRAYYAKQVDLQARIKVRLKETLVGAEGEREEKTHIVDTTVGRMLLWEIAPEGIPLEQINRPMVKKAISAVINYCYRVVGLKATVIFADRLMYMGYDFSTKSGASIGVNDFTIPEEKAGIIGRAEKEVKEIETQFASGLVTAGEKYNKVIDIWSRANDLVAKSMMEGISKEFVTNKEGEEEEQDSFNSVFMYADSGARGSPAQIRQLAGMRGLMARPDGSIIETPIVANFREGLNVLQYFISTHGARKGLADTALKTANSGYLTRRLVDVSQDLVVTSVDCGTDEGLKMSPVIEGGDVIESLGDRILGRIVARDVIRPESDEILVPAGTMIDEAWVERVEAMGIDEVIVRSPVTCASRNGVCSMCYGRDLARGHRVNQGEAVGVIAAQSIGEPGTQLTMRTFHIGGAASRASAADNVQVKQEGKVRLINVKVVTNKDGHLVAVSRSGELAVADAAGSERERYKIPYGALITVKDGDQVDGGQIIAKWDPHTHPIVSEVAGKVRFSGMEDGLSVRRQTDELTGLSSIEVLDPAERPSAGKDLRPAVTLVDEAGNELIQANSNAPAHYLLPAKSILSIADNDDIQVGDVIARIPQEGSKTRDITGGLPRVADLFEARKPKEPSILAEISGTVSFGKETKGKRRLVITPTDGQPLPDGSTHYEVLIPKHRQLNVFEGEKVEKGEMISDGPSNPHDILRLQGIEALAHYITNEIQDVYRLQGVKINDKHVETIVRQMLRKVEITEMGDSSFVKGEQVELSAVLEENERLRAEDRQPAQFERLLLGITKASLATESFISAASFQETTRVLTEAAVTGKKDVLAGLKENVVVGRLIPAGTGLAYHAERKRRRDTALNAPDSGVSAEDVEAALTEALKSSS; the protein is encoded by the coding sequence TTGAAAGACTTACTGAATTTGCTCAAGTCCCAGGGACAAGTCGAAGAATTTGACTCCATTCGGATCAGCCTGGCTTCGCCGGAAATGATTCGATCCTGGTCGTTCGGGGAAGTTAAAAAGCCCGAAACCATCAACTACCGTACCTTCAAGCCTGAGCGTGAAGGTCTGTTCTGTGCCAAGATCTTTGGCCCGGTGAAAGACTACGAGTGTCTGTGCGGCAAGTACAAGCGCATGAAGCACCGCGGCATCATCTGTGAAAAGTGTGGCGTTGAAGTCACGCTGGCCAAGGTGCGTCGCGAGCGTATGGGCCACATTGAGCTGGCGAGCCCGGTTGCTCACATCTGGTTCCTGAAGTCTCTGCCCAGCCGCATCGGCTTGCTGCTGGACATGACCCTGCGCGATATCGAGCGGGTGCTGTACTTTGAATCCTACGTGGTCACCGACCCAGGTATGACCACGCTCGAGCGTGGCCAGCTGCTCACCGATGAGCAGTACTTCGAGTCGATGGAAGAGTTTGGTGACGAGTTCGAAGCGAAGATGGGGGCGGAAGCCATCCAGATCCTGATGAAAGACATCGATCTGGAAGCGGAAGTTAATCGTCTGCGTGAGGAGATTCCGAACACCAACAGCGAAACCAAGATCAAGAAGTTCTCCAAGCGTCTGAAGCTGCTGGAAGCTTTCGTTCATTCCGGTAACAAACCGGAGTGGATGGTGATGGAAGTGCTGCCGGTATTGCCGCCGGATCTTCGTCCTCTGGTTCCGCTGGATGGCGGCCGGTTTGCCACCTCGGATCTGAACGATCTGTATCGTCGCGTGATCAATCGCAACAATCGCCTCAAGCGGCTGTTGGATCTCAACGCGCCGGACATCATCGTGCGCAACGAAAAGCGCATGCTCCAGGAATCCGTGGATGCCCTGTTGGATAACGGTCGTCGCGGCCGCGCCATCACCGGCTCCAACAAGCGCCCGCTGAAATCCCTGGCCGACATGATCAAGGGTAAGCAGGGCCGGTTCCGTCAGAACCTGCTCGGTAAGCGTGTGGACTACTCCGGTCGTTCGGTGATCGTTGTGGGCCCGACCCTGAAACTGCACCAGTGTGGTCTTCCCAAGAAGATGGCCTTGGAGCTGTTCAAGCCGTTCATCTTCAGCAAGCTGGAGCTGCGCGGCCTGGCCACGACCATCAAAGCCGCCAAGAAAATGGTAGAGCGTGAAGAGGCCGTGGTGTGGGACATTCTGGACGAAGTGATTCGCGAGCACCCGGTTCTGCTGAACCGCGCACCGACTCTGCACCGTCTGGGTATTCAGGCGTTCGAACCGGTTCTGATTGAAGGTAAGGCGATTCAGCTGCACCCGCTGGTCTGTGCGGCCTACAACGCCGACTTCGACGGTGACCAGATGGCGGTACACGTACCGTTGACTCTGGAGGCGCAGCTCGAATCCCGCGCCCTGATGATGTCCACCAACAACATCCTGTCACCGGCTTCCGGTGACCCGATCATCGTACCGTCTCAGGACGTGGTTCTGGGCCTGTACTGGATGACGCGCGAGCGCATTAACGCTCAGGGCGAAGGTATGGTGTTCTCTGATGTGGCGGAAGTGTCCCGTGCTTACTATGCCAAACAGGTGGACCTGCAGGCACGCATCAAAGTGCGGCTGAAGGAAACCCTGGTGGGTGCCGAAGGTGAGCGCGAAGAGAAAACCCACATCGTCGATACCACGGTGGGCCGTATGCTGCTGTGGGAGATTGCTCCCGAGGGCATTCCGCTCGAGCAGATCAACCGTCCGATGGTGAAAAAGGCCATCTCTGCGGTGATCAACTATTGCTACCGCGTGGTGGGCCTGAAAGCGACCGTTATCTTCGCTGACCGCCTGATGTACATGGGTTATGACTTCTCCACCAAATCCGGTGCCTCCATTGGTGTGAATGACTTCACCATTCCGGAAGAGAAGGCCGGCATCATCGGCCGTGCGGAAAAAGAAGTTAAGGAGATTGAAACCCAGTTTGCCTCCGGTCTGGTGACTGCGGGCGAGAAATACAACAAAGTCATCGATATCTGGTCCCGGGCGAACGACCTGGTAGCCAAGTCGATGATGGAAGGTATCAGTAAAGAGTTTGTGACCAATAAAGAAGGCGAGGAAGAGGAACAGGATTCTTTCAACTCGGTCTTTATGTACGCTGACTCGGGCGCTCGTGGTTCCCCGGCGCAGATTCGTCAGTTGGCCGGTATGCGTGGCCTGATGGCCCGTCCAGACGGCTCCATTATTGAGACGCCGATTGTCGCCAACTTCCGTGAAGGTCTGAACGTACTGCAGTACTTCATCTCCACTCACGGTGCTCGTAAAGGTCTGGCGGATACGGCTCTGAAAACCGCCAACTCCGGTTACCTGACCCGCCGTCTGGTGGATGTGTCCCAGGATCTGGTGGTCACCTCCGTGGACTGTGGCACCGATGAAGGTCTGAAGATGTCGCCGGTGATTGAAGGCGGTGACGTCATCGAGTCACTCGGCGACCGTATCCTGGGTCGTATTGTGGCTCGCGACGTGATTCGTCCCGAAAGCGACGAAATCCTGGTGCCTGCGGGTACCATGATTGACGAGGCCTGGGTTGAGCGCGTCGAAGCCATGGGTATCGACGAAGTGATTGTCCGCTCTCCGGTGACCTGTGCCTCGCGCAACGGCGTCTGCTCCATGTGCTACGGCCGTGACCTTGCCCGCGGGCATCGTGTCAACCAGGGTGAAGCGGTGGGGGTTATCGCCGCCCAGTCCATTGGTGAGCCGGGTACCCAGCTGACCATGCGGACCTTCCACATCGGTGGCGCGGCCTCCCGGGCTTCCGCCGCCGACAATGTGCAGGTGAAGCAGGAAGGTAAGGTTCGTCTGATCAACGTCAAGGTCGTGACCAACAAAGATGGTCACCTGGTGGCGGTCTCCCGTTCCGGTGAGCTGGCTGTGGCCGATGCTGCCGGCAGTGAGCGTGAGCGTTACAAGATTCCTTACGGCGCCCTGATTACCGTCAAGGATGGAGACCAGGTTGACGGTGGACAGATCATCGCCAAGTGGGATCCGCACACTCACCCGATCGTGAGCGAAGTGGCCGGTAAGGTGCGCTTCTCCGGAATGGAGGATGGTCTGTCGGTTCGTCGTCAGACCGATGAGCTGACCGGCTTGAGTTCCATTGAGGTTCTGGATCCAGCGGAGCGTCCATCGGCCGGTAAAGATCTGCGCCCGGCAGTGACTTTGGTGGATGAGGCGGGGAATGAGCTTATTCAAGCCAACTCCAATGCGCCAGCCCACTACCTGTTACCGGCCAAGTCGATCCTGAGTATTGCGGATAACGATGACATCCAGGTGGGTGACGTTATTGCCCGTATCCCGCAGGAAGGCTCCAAGACCCGGGATATTACCGGTGGTCTGCCGCGCGTGGCTGACCTGTTCGAAGCGCGTAAGCCGAAAGAGCCGTCCATTCTGGCGGAAATCTCCGGTACCGTCAGCTTCGGCAAGGAAACCAAAGGTAAGCGTCGTCTGGTGATTACCCCGACGGACGGCCAGCCGTTGCCGGATGGTTCCACGCATTACGAGGTGCTGATTCCGAAGCATCGCCAGTTGAACGTGTTTGAAGGTGAGAAAGTCGAGAAAGGCGAAATGATCTCGGACGGCCCGAGCAATCCGCACGATATTCTGCGGCTGCAGGGTATTGAGGCTCTGGCTCACTACATCACCAACGAAATTCAGGATGTTTACCGTCTGCAGGGCGTGAAAATCAACGACAAGCACGTTGAGACCATCGTTCGTCAGATGCTGCGCAAGGTTGAGATCACCGAAATGGGCGATTCCAGCTTTGTGAAGGGTGAGCAGGTTGAATTGAGCGCCGTTCTGGAAGAAAACGAGCGTCTGCGTGCAGAGGATCGTCAGCCGGCCCAGTTTGAGCGTCTGTTGTTGGGTATTACCAAGGCGTCTCTGGCGACCGAGTCGTTCATCTCGGCGGCATCGTTCCAGGAGACCACGCGGGTGCTTACCGAAGCGGCTGTCACTGGCAAGAAAGACGTGCTGGCAGGTCTGAAAGAGAACGTGGTCGTGGGTCGTCTGATCCCGGCCGGTACCGGTCTGGCCTACCATGCCGAGCGTAAGCGCCGTCGCGACACAGCTCTCAATGCCCCGGATTCGGGCGTGAGTGCTGAGGATGTCGAAGCGGCGCTGACTGAGGCATTGAAGTCCAGCAGCTAA
- the rplD gene encoding 50S ribosomal protein L4, with protein sequence MELNIVKPDGAKDTLNVSEVAFGKEFNQDLVHQAVVAYLAGGRQGTKAQKTRSEVSGGGKKPWRQKGTGRARAGTIRSPIWRSGGKAFAAKPRNFEQKLNKKMYRAALRCIFAELNRQERLVVVEDFSVDAPKTKSLIQKLAQYDLSEALIVTEDVDENLYLASRNLHKVDVRDVQGVDPVALIGFEKVVVTVPALKKFEEILG encoded by the coding sequence ATGGAATTGAATATTGTAAAGCCCGATGGTGCCAAAGATACGCTCAACGTATCTGAGGTGGCGTTTGGCAAAGAATTTAATCAAGACCTGGTGCATCAGGCGGTAGTCGCCTACCTGGCGGGCGGCCGTCAGGGCACCAAGGCTCAGAAAACTCGCTCTGAAGTGTCTGGCGGCGGTAAGAAGCCGTGGCGTCAGAAGGGCACCGGTCGCGCGCGTGCGGGTACCATCCGCAGTCCGATCTGGCGCTCTGGTGGTAAGGCATTCGCCGCCAAGCCGCGCAACTTCGAGCAGAAGCTCAATAAAAAGATGTACCGCGCTGCGTTGCGCTGCATCTTCGCTGAGCTGAATCGTCAAGAGCGTTTGGTGGTGGTTGAGGACTTCTCAGTCGACGCCCCCAAAACCAAAAGCCTGATTCAAAAGCTGGCTCAGTACGATCTGTCAGAAGCGCTGATTGTGACTGAGGACGTGGACGAGAATCTTTACCTGGCGTCGCGCAACCTGCATAAGGTTGACGTACGTGATGTGCAGGGTGTTGATCCGGTTGCCCTGATTGGCTTTGAAAAGGTTGTGGTCACCGTTCCGGCTCTGAAAAAGTTCGAGGAGATCCTGGGATGA
- the rpsG gene encoding 30S ribosomal protein S7, whose protein sequence is MPRRRVVAKREVLPDPKYGNVTLAKFMNHVMVSGKKSVAERIVYGALESVESKLNRDPIEVFDEALENIAPLVEVKSRRVGGATYQVPVEVRPSRRIALAMRWLVDFSRGRSEKSMPQRLAGELIDASQGKGAAVRKREDVHRMAEANKAFSHYRF, encoded by the coding sequence ATGCCAAGAAGAAGAGTTGTCGCCAAGCGCGAAGTTCTGCCGGATCCTAAGTACGGCAATGTGACGCTGGCGAAATTTATGAACCACGTGATGGTCAGCGGGAAGAAGTCCGTGGCCGAGCGTATTGTGTACGGTGCTCTGGAGTCGGTTGAGTCCAAGCTGAATCGTGACCCCATCGAAGTGTTCGATGAGGCGCTGGAAAACATTGCACCGCTGGTGGAAGTTAAGTCCCGCCGCGTGGGTGGTGCCACCTATCAGGTGCCGGTTGAAGTACGCCCGAGCCGTCGTATTGCCCTGGCAATGCGTTGGTTGGTGGATTTCTCTCGCGGTCGTAGCGAGAAATCCATGCCACAGCGTCTGGCCGGTGAGTTGATCGATGCCTCCCAAGGCAAAGGTGCAGCGGTCCGTAAGCGTGAAGATGTTCACCGTATGGCCGAGGCCAACAAAGCCTTCTCACACTATCGCTTCTAA
- the fusA gene encoding elongation factor G, with protein sequence MARKTPIARYRNIGIVAHVDAGKTTTTERVLFYTGLSHKVGEVHDGAATMDWMEQEQERGITITSAATTCFWQGMSQQFDQHRINIIDTPGHVDFTIEVERSLRVLDGAVVVLCGSSGVQPQTETVWRQANKYEVPRMVFVNKMDRTGANFTRVIDQLKTRLGANAVPLQMTIGTEEEFKGVVDLIEMKAILWNEADLGMSFDYAEIPDDLKETCEEMREFMMEAAAEANEELMEKYLEEGSLTNEEIKAGIRARTLANEIVPVLGGSAFKNKGVQAVLDAVIEYLPAPNQVRAIEGVLDDGKDTVESREADDDAPFAALAFKIATDPFVGTLTFFRVYSGKLNSGDSVFNPVKSKKERVGRMVQMHSNNREEIKEVLSGDIAAAVGLKDVTTGDTLCDPNHVITLERMEFPDPVIHVAVEPKTKADQEKMGVALGKLAQEDPSFSVRTDEESGQTIIGGMGELHLDIIVDRMRREFKVEANIGKPQVAYREAIRNKCEIEGKFVRQSGGRGQYGHVWIRFEPGQDEDAEGLEFVNEIVGGAVPKEYIPAVQKGISEQMQNGVLAGYPLLGLKATLYDGSFHDVDSNEMAFKIAASMATKKLAQQGGAVLLEPVMKVEVVTPEENMGDVVGDLNRRRGMIQGMEEGVSGKIVNAEVPLAEMFGYATDLRSATQGRATYAMEFKGYAEAPRNVADEVIAKSKVAKDD encoded by the coding sequence GTGGCACGTAAAACTCCTATCGCACGCTACCGCAACATTGGTATCGTCGCCCACGTAGACGCGGGTAAGACAACCACTACTGAACGCGTTCTGTTCTACACCGGTCTGTCTCACAAGGTGGGTGAGGTTCATGATGGTGCGGCCACCATGGACTGGATGGAGCAGGAACAAGAGCGCGGTATCACTATTACCTCTGCTGCGACGACCTGCTTTTGGCAGGGTATGAGTCAGCAGTTTGATCAGCACCGGATCAACATCATCGACACCCCCGGGCACGTCGACTTCACCATTGAAGTAGAGCGTTCCCTGCGGGTTCTGGATGGTGCGGTTGTGGTGCTGTGTGGCTCCTCCGGTGTTCAGCCGCAGACCGAGACTGTATGGCGTCAGGCCAACAAGTACGAAGTGCCTCGCATGGTATTCGTTAACAAAATGGACCGTACTGGCGCCAACTTCACTCGCGTAATTGACCAGCTCAAGACCCGTCTTGGTGCCAATGCCGTGCCGCTGCAGATGACCATCGGCACCGAAGAAGAGTTTAAGGGTGTTGTTGACCTGATCGAGATGAAGGCCATTCTGTGGAATGAAGCCGATCTGGGCATGAGCTTCGACTACGCCGAAATTCCGGACGACCTGAAAGAAACGTGCGAAGAAATGCGCGAGTTCATGATGGAGGCGGCCGCCGAAGCCAATGAAGAGTTGATGGAGAAGTACCTGGAAGAAGGTTCTTTGACCAACGAAGAAATCAAGGCGGGCATCCGCGCTCGTACCCTGGCCAATGAAATTGTCCCGGTTCTGGGCGGTTCAGCCTTCAAAAACAAGGGTGTTCAGGCGGTGCTTGACGCCGTGATTGAATACCTGCCGGCTCCGAACCAAGTTCGTGCCATCGAAGGTGTTCTGGATGACGGTAAAGATACCGTTGAGAGCCGCGAAGCCGACGATGATGCGCCGTTTGCCGCTCTGGCGTTCAAGATTGCTACCGACCCCTTCGTGGGCACGCTGACGTTCTTCCGGGTTTACTCCGGTAAGTTGAACTCCGGTGATTCGGTGTTCAATCCGGTGAAAAGCAAGAAAGAGCGTGTCGGCCGTATGGTGCAGATGCACTCCAACAACCGCGAAGAGATCAAGGAAGTGCTGTCCGGTGATATCGCCGCAGCCGTCGGTCTCAAGGACGTAACTACCGGTGACACCCTGTGCGATCCGAACCATGTGATTACCCTGGAACGTATGGAATTCCCGGATCCGGTAATTCACGTTGCGGTTGAGCCGAAAACCAAGGCCGACCAAGAGAAGATGGGTGTGGCTCTGGGCAAACTGGCTCAGGAAGACCCTTCCTTCAGCGTAAGAACAGACGAAGAGAGTGGGCAGACCATCATCGGTGGTATGGGTGAGCTTCACCTGGACATCATCGTTGACCGTATGCGTCGCGAGTTCAAGGTTGAGGCGAACATCGGTAAGCCGCAGGTGGCCTATCGTGAGGCGATCCGCAATAAGTGCGAAATTGAAGGCAAGTTTGTTCGTCAGTCCGGTGGTCGCGGTCAGTACGGTCACGTCTGGATCCGGTTCGAGCCAGGCCAGGACGAGGACGCCGAAGGTCTGGAATTTGTCAACGAAATCGTGGGTGGTGCCGTTCCGAAGGAATACATCCCGGCGGTACAGAAAGGTATTTCTGAGCAGATGCAGAACGGTGTTCTGGCCGGCTATCCGCTGCTGGGCCTGAAGGCCACTCTGTACGATGGTTCGTTCCACGATGTTGACTCCAACGAGATGGCCTTTAAAATTGCCGCCTCGATGGCCACCAAGAAGTTGGCGCAGCAGGGCGGTGCGGTACTGCTTGAGCCAGTCATGAAGGTGGAAGTTGTGACGCCTGAGGAGAACATGGGTGACGTGGTGGGTGACCTCAACCGTCGTCGCGGCATGATTCAGGGCATGGAAGAAGGTGTTTCCGGCAAGATTGTTAACGCTGAGGTACCTCTTGCGGAGATGTTTGGTTATGCGACGGATCTGCGCTCGGCCACTCAGGGTCGCGCAACCTACGCGATGGAGTTCAAAGGCTATGCGGAGGCTCCGCGTAACGTAGCCGATGAAGTGATTGCCAAGAGCAAAGTGGCTAAAGACGATTAA
- the rplC gene encoding 50S ribosomal protein L3 produces MTIGIVGRKSGMTRIFTDDGVSIPVSVIEVAPNRVTQVKNVETDGYSAVQVTVGSRRASRVTKPAAGHYAKANAEAGRGLWELRNDTQESFEVGAEITVDAFEAGQKIDVTGSSKGKGFAGTVKRWNFATQDATHGNSLSHRAPGSIGQCQTPGRVFKGKKMSGHMGSEQVTVQNLEVVRVDAERNLLLVRGAIPGAPGGDVIVRPAVKARSNG; encoded by the coding sequence ATGACGATTGGTATTGTCGGCCGCAAGAGCGGCATGACTCGCATATTTACCGATGATGGTGTTTCCATTCCTGTTTCCGTGATTGAGGTTGCTCCCAATCGCGTCACCCAGGTGAAGAATGTAGAAACCGACGGATACTCTGCAGTGCAGGTTACCGTAGGGTCTCGTCGCGCCTCACGTGTTACCAAGCCCGCAGCGGGCCACTATGCCAAGGCGAATGCCGAAGCTGGACGTGGTTTGTGGGAATTGCGTAACGATACTCAAGAATCCTTCGAAGTTGGTGCAGAGATTACGGTTGACGCCTTTGAGGCTGGCCAGAAGATCGATGTCACCGGTTCTTCCAAAGGTAAGGGCTTTGCCGGTACCGTCAAGCGTTGGAACTTCGCCACGCAGGACGCTACCCACGGTAACTCCCTTTCTCACCGTGCCCCCGGTTCCATCGGACAATGTCAGACTCCGGGTCGCGTCTTTAAGGGCAAGAAGATGTCAGGTCACATGGGTTCCGAGCAGGTTACTGTTCAGAATCTTGAAGTGGTCCGCGTCGACGCTGAGCGTAATCTGCTGCTGGTCAGAGGTGCCATCCCCGGAGCTCCGGGTGGTGACGTCATTGTTCGTCCCGCAGTTAAAGCGCGCAGTAACGGTTAA